CGTCGTCATCATCGTCATCGTTCAGATCGTCCAGACGCTCGGCGACATGCTCAGCCGGTACGTGGACCACCGCTGAGTCGCCGCGTACCGGGAAGCAAGAACTCACACATCCTGTCACCACCCACAAAAGGAACAAGAACTATGCGCCGTACATTCATTGCGCTCGCAGCCGCTGCTGCACTCACTCTGACCGCCTGCTCCTCCGATGCGGAGACCGCCGAGGAGACGACCGCCGCCGAGGGCGAGACCGTCACGCTGACCGTGGGCGCCTCGCCGGTGCCGCACGCCGACATCCTCGCCTTCATCGACGAGAATCTCGCCGCCGAGGCCGGGATCGATCTCGAGATCGTCGAGTACTCCGACTACGTCCTGCCCAACCGCAACCTCGACTCGGGCGAGCTGGATGCGAACTTCTTCCAGCACGTGCCGTACTTCGATGTTCAGGTCGAGGAGAACGGCTTCGAGTTCGAGCACGGCGAGGGCATCCACATCGAGCCCTACGCCGTCTACTCCGACTCGCTCGAGTCCCTCGATGAGCTCGAGGACGGCGCGAAGGTCTCTCTCGTCAACGACCCGTCGAACCAGGCCCGCGCACTGTGGCTGCTCGAGGACAACGGCCTCATCACCGTCGACAGCTCGGTTGAGAACCCGACGATCTACGACATCACCGACAACCCGAAGAACCTCGAGTTCGTCGAGGTCGAGGCCCCGAACCTGCCCCGCACCCTCGACCAGGTCGCAATCTCCATCATCAACGGCAACTTCGCACTCGAGGGTGGGCTCGTCCCGTCTGAGGACGCGATCGCCATCGAGTCCGGCGAGGACAACCCCTACGCCAACATCCTCGCGTGGCGCACCGACTCGGACAAGGCTGATGCGATCCAGACGCTCGAGGAGCTCCTGCACTCGCAGGAGGTCGCCGACTTCATCACCGACACCTACCCGAACGGTGAGGTCGTCCCCGCCTTCTAAGGGGTGACGCATGATGGGGCGACCGGCACTGCCGGTCGCCCCATCGTCGTATGCAGAGTGGGCGGCGTCGTGCGCGAAGGCAGTGTGGTGAGCGGGACACGGATAGTGAGGTGGCCGCGGGTTCTCGGGCGCCCACGGAGGCTCGCGAGAAACCGACCGACGGCGGCAGGACATACGTGCGTGCAGAGTTTGTGTGGAATATTGCCCGGTTCTGTGGGTTGGGCTAGGGTGCAGGTGTCGGATTCAAGGAGGAATCGTGCTTGCTCAGGAACGCAGAAGCCTCATTCTCGAGGACCTGCGCGCCCGCGGCGGGGTCGAGACCGAGGACATCGCCCAGCGATACAGCGTCTCCGTCGAAACCGCTCGGCGTGATCTCCTCGAACTCGAGAGACGCTCTCTTCTCAAGCGGGTGTACGGGGGAGCGGTCGGCGTCCCGACATCGACCGAGCCGCCTCACTCGGAGCGGGAGAGCG
This is a stretch of genomic DNA from Flaviflexus salsibiostraticola. It encodes these proteins:
- a CDS encoding MetQ/NlpA family ABC transporter substrate-binding protein, producing MRRTFIALAAAAALTLTACSSDAETAEETTAAEGETVTLTVGASPVPHADILAFIDENLAAEAGIDLEIVEYSDYVLPNRNLDSGELDANFFQHVPYFDVQVEENGFEFEHGEGIHIEPYAVYSDSLESLDELEDGAKVSLVNDPSNQARALWLLEDNGLITVDSSVENPTIYDITDNPKNLEFVEVEAPNLPRTLDQVAISIINGNFALEGGLVPSEDAIAIESGEDNPYANILAWRTDSDKADAIQTLEELLHSQEVADFITDTYPNGEVVPAF